The Bos taurus isolate L1 Dominette 01449 registration number 42190680 breed Hereford chromosome 18, ARS-UCD2.0, whole genome shotgun sequence nucleotide sequence AGGTCAGAGTCCTGAAAGGACTTCCTCCCAGGGACTGTTTGGGAGCCAAGGATTAAAAGGAACTCGAACTGTTTGGACAGCTGCCTGGAGGAACAGAAACTAACCTGAGTCTTGCAGCCTGGTGGGATCTGGGGAGAGGGGAtaacaatagcaataataatattaTACAACTTGCAGGCTCTGATGGGGCACTGTGAGGAATTTCTGTCTTATTCTCAGTTCTATCCCCAGCGTCTGGAGAGCCTGACACAGGAGAGGTGCTGAGAACATGTGTTTGAATGGCTGGTTGAATGAATAAGTTAATGAATGAATTCCATCCCATAACAATCTGTGAGTCCTGATCtccaggggaggtggggaggtccCGGTGGGCTGCTGGGGCTGGCCTGGGGTCTGAGCCTCTGGAATCTGCCTCCTGCCGGTCCCCTAGTCCGCTGTTCCCACAGCTCAGGGGTGTGGAGGGCGTGGAGGGGGCCGGGAAGGGAGTGTCAGGCTGCCTGCCGGCCGCCAGCCCTGGAGAGCTGCCCAGAGTGTCTGCAGGAGGGAGAGGGTAGCTCTGGGCCTGAGTCACACTCAGAGAAACCCCGGACGCATACCTGGCCGCTGACATCAGACCAGGGCACCCCCGGCGACCCAGACAAGCCGACTGAATCACAGGCGGAATTCAGCCACCCCGGGTGCGGGCACGTGGCCCACTGTGACACCCCCCCCCCATGACACCCCCGCGTGGCTGTCTGGCTGTGGGGGCCAGGCAGGCCACATTCAGGTCAGTGAGGGGGCACAGGCCTGAGTCAGGGATGGGGCAGGTCCAGCCTGAGACCACCCAGTCCAGCCACAGGCATCCTCAAGGTGCAAGaaggggaggcgggggagggggtcAGCCGGTGGGGAGGCCCCTGGGCCGTAAAGAGGAAACCCGCAGCGGGTATGACTGGGAGGCTGTGGGTTGTGGCTAGCAGTTAGATGACCtgctaggggtgggatggggtctGGGTGTTTGCGCAGAGAACAATGGAATCACCCTACGTGTGCTCAggcacgcacgcatgcacgcacgcaagcacacacacaccccaaagtGGGGAggccctgcctcccccacccactACCCCAGAGCCCCATTACCAGTGTCGGAACCAGTCTTCACTTCACACAAACCTGCAGGTTGGGCAAGTTCCCTACGgactcttggcctcagtttcctgatccaTTGAATGGGGCTAATAATAATCACTGCCATTGCAGCTTACACTTACAGGGAACATATTttctgccaggcactgttctgggcaTTTTTACATACAAACTCATTTATTCCTCAAAACGCTAGGAGGGAGGTGCTgttattatctccactttacatatgaggaaactgagatcagAGAAGTtgcttgcccagagtcacacaacTAGTGCCCTCCTTATAGTGTATCAGAAGACTTAAGAAAATACAGCGGATCTGTATGGAGCAACTGGCACATGGTTAGTTTTCTCAAGTGACTGCCAgctattattactactactactattttcATTCAAAGTGCAGCTGGAAAGGTCTCCAAAACTGTTATCCTTACCACCTTGGTCCGGTCCTTCCTTTTAGCTTCCTGCAGGCtctcctgcttcctctctttgGTCTTGGATGTCTATAGTAGGGAGAGAGTGCTTTCACAGACTCCCTCCTTATCTAAATCTTTTCAGGATTTGACAGTAGTTGCCCAGACCCACCTCCACCAGGAAGTCCTCCTGACTTGCTCAGGCCTCCCTAAGCACTCCCATCCCCCCAATGCCTAGAGCAGTTATAGCCAGTGAAACACCATCACACTGTGTGGGTCTGAGTTGGGATGGGTGAGAGGTTGGCTCCCACAGTGACGGGGTTCGCAGGGCCTCTGGACCAGGGCCTGACACAAGTCAGCATCTGAAAGTAGCCTCTGCTTAGCAGTGTCTGCATGCCCTCACACGTGAAACTGCGTGTGTGTAGCTGTGAGCATGCGTGGGAAAGAGGGTACACAGAAATGGGATCTGAGTGTGTGATGCTGTATCCCTGTGTGCCTTGTTCTGTAGGTTTGTATGCAACTCTGAGCAAGACTGTGAAGCTTCCTTGTGTCCGACTGACTTGGAGGCGGGAATCTCCACACAAATGTGGGTAGCTAAGAAATGCTGCCAGTCTATAGCCCTGGGGCCTCTCCGTGGCAGTGGGGGTGCCTAGCTCTGCCAGTTTGTGTGTGTAGAGTTGTGGCCTGTCAGTATCTGTTGTCTACACATTTCTgcagtgtgtgtgcatgagagTGTGTGTTAAGctctgtgtgtgattgtgtgttcgtttagttctttgtgtgcatgcacATTTGTGTTGTCtgcctgtgtgtctgtctttTTGTCTCCACAGTTTGGATTCTGTAAACCAAgcctcctccttcccacccctgaCGAATGTGTCCACCTCAACCCTGGGAAGACCCAGGGTCACCAGCTCAGCTGGGAAAAGGCAGGGAGGACAGACAGGCGACTGTTTATCAACACTGAGAGCCAAGTCCCTACACCCGTGTACAGCCGTGCTGCCTGTCAGTTAGTCTATAGCATCTTCCCCCTTCAATCCATGAAATGGCAAAGGAACAGATATGTTTCTGTCCAAGGCAGTCTGTCAGAGTTGATAACTGAGTAAGTGAGTGGAAGATGAAGAATCatttaatcaacaaatatttactgagcacctgctgagTACCTGGCACTGTGCTGGGGAGGTGGCTGTGACTTGGACAACCTCGACTCAGGTCTGAATAATAATACACCCCAATGAAGAAGAGCAGATTGTCCCCAGAGAGTGATGAACCCAGACAGGCATAGAGGGGAGGGGGGCTCTCTAAGGGAAGGGTGCTAacccagggagggcttcctggaggagggaacagaggAGCTGAGACCTGGAGGAAGAGAGTATGAGCTagagggaggaaaagggagcaTGCTCCAGGCAAAGGGAAGAGCACATGCAAAGATCTGAAGACCAGGGAGACAGACCACacgaagaagaggaggaggaggcgagACTGGGGTGGTCGGCCCCAGCCAGGTCATGCCAGACTTTGTGGGCTGTGGTGAGTGAGGAGTTTGAATGCAGGATGCAGGGGTACTAAGGGCAAGCTAAGAGTCCCAAGTCTGGACTGCTCTGCTTCCCTGAAACTCCACAGACACCGCCTCCAGGAGGCCTCCAGGATTGCTCAATGGAGAGTGGGCCCAGCCAGCCAGTAACACTCACTACTTAACCCTGGGCCCGGAGGACCCAGCAGTTACTAACCAGCTCAGCTCTACCCTCTTGGAGGTCGCAGTCGCCGCAGTAGAACCTACACCCACACATGTGCACCCTCTCCACTCAGCATCAGAAACTCTCACAGACCTGTCTTTTGGAGCCAGAGCCTTGGAATCACACAGGGGCTGcctggaaacacaaaagactacaTCAGACATGCATTGTAACCAGATTCCCTAGCTGGTTTGATTTCACAGAAACAGCTGAAAAACCCTGTTCTCAGGTTTAAcgtccctgtgcctcagtttccttctctgtacaaTGGGGATAACATCAGAACTTACTTATGGGGCTGATGTAGTGTGAGGATTAACTGAGAGAATTCATGTGAGCAGAGCTAAGTGTTTACTTCCCGtatcttcctcctctttttttttttttttataatttcattcatgtattttgggctgtgctgggtcttctgtgcaggctttctctagctgtgggagtgggggctactctttgttgcggtgcTTGGCCTTCTCACTTGCGGCAgggtctcttgttgcagagcactggctctaggtgtgtgggctcaaCAGCTGCGGTcccccagctctagagcacaggctcaacagttgtggcacagggcctcagttgctccacagcaagtgggatcttcccagaccagggatcaaacccatgtctcctgcattggcaggcagatgcttcaccaccgagccaccaggaagcctctCCTTGTCATTTTCACTATTAAATTTCAGAGCCGGAAAGGACTTTGAGAGCCCATGGCCATCCAACCTTCTTGCCCTATGGGTGGGGATTCTGAGGAACACAGTAGCAAGGGTTTTGCCAaaggaagaatgaaagaatgaggGCTCCCTTTGGCAGAACTGGGCCTCCCGGGCTGTTTACAGGATGCTCTGAGCAAACGCAGCTGTCActgcttccccacccccaacaggaACAGGAGGCTCAGGGTCCCCCTGCTCCCCATCACCTGCAGAGCCCAAGCTCTTGGGAGCCAGAGCAGGGGTCCTGCCCTCTCCCCTACACTCAAGtcctcctcctcctggaagcTCCCTGGAATTGAGCCTCATGGAGGAAGACTTGCCTTGCCCCTGCCATGTTGCGAGGGCAAGGTATGCATGTCTGCGTGTATGCTCGAGTGAGACTGTGTgaatgtgagggtgtgtgtgtatgtgtgtgtgtgtgtggtatgtcttcAAGGCCAATTTTTCCCTTAGGTGCAGAGGGCATGGTACTAGGACCTATGATAACTTTAGGGGCCCATATAAGTGtttaattgcttttctttggttggccaaaaagttcattcggggtTTTCCGTAACATCtcctggaaaaacccaaacaaactttttggccaacccaataaaatccAAGAAGAACTGAACTTCTAGGTTAAGTGAAGTGTTTTAatattcagtatttgtctttatatcAATGCAGtcatgaaaaaatacttttaaagatgTCTTTATGGAGAAAGAGGCCCACAAAGGCAAAAGTACTCAGGACTCATGAAAACTGCAACGTGATCTGGCGTGTCTGgtggctttgttttattttttatcattatttattttttaaatgaattaattttttttttttggtagcacagcatgtgtgatcttagtttcctgaccaggaactgaacccatgtacCTTGCCTTGAAAGTGCAgggtcttaactactggactgccaggcaagtcctaGGGTggctttgttttaaaaacaaaacaagccccTCCATTGTGCCAGGCATGTTCCAAGATATTCACTTCACATAATCCTCTCACCAGCGTCATAAGCTGGGCactatttctcctcttttccaaGGACAGAAAACAGGCTCCAGACTTCACCAGCTCAAGTTCATCCAACTACTAAGTGGTGGGGTCAGAATGTAAGCCCAAGGCGCCTAGTTTCTGGGTCTGCCTGTGGGcaagggggcggggggaggagggtCGTAAATGCCCAGTGCCTGCATGAGTGTCACCATCTGCCTGTGAATATGTCAATGTACATAACtcatttaataataattaaaagcagGGGCTACATTCTTATCCTAGCTCTGCCactaatttgctgtgtgactctagacaagtgacttcacctctctgggcctctatTTCCTTGCCTGTGAAATGATAGTTCCTACCTCATAGgagtgttgtgagaattaaataaattaatacaagTGCTCAGAAGAATTAACACACAATTGTCATTGTGTGTAAAGAGCAACCACAAGTATCTATAGTGAGGATGTGCCTGTCATATGTGTTGGTAACCATGTGAAGGTGTGTTTCTATgtgcggggtgtgtgtgtgtgtgtgtgaaacctGAATGCCCAACTATGCCCCTTTGAGGATATGCCAGCAGCTGTGTGGTCATATGGGCCACCTCGGTTGGGGTATGAAGGTCTCTGGGCAGCGAGGGTAGGCATTTATGTGTCTCCTTTATCCCGTGGGAGAGGAGATGAGGGGCTTGGACAGAACAGGAATGAGGGGTCACTCCCTGTCTGATGCTGGAGCCGAGTCACTGCCTGCTGGTGGCTGCTGTGTCATCTCCTAGTCCCCTCCCTACTCCCAGACTGGTGGCAGACAGAGGGGGCGTTGGCGAACGAGGTGTTTGAGGCTGTGCTTTTTTCTCAACCTCCCTGTATTGAGCCCATGTCCCTTCAGccttccccatctccctccctcctccccactttgGGGACAGGGAATCAAAAGTCTTCTGGGAATGAGGAAAGACCTAACCCCTCCAACTTGGCTTCATACCTAATGTGTGACCAGGAGCCAGCCCTCCCTCTCTCTGGGCCTGTGGGATTCAACAGTTTTAAGGTGCTTCTTCCTCTGTGCCCTGGCTGAGCCAGGCTCCAACCTGGGAGGGAAATGCCAGGAACTCGGGTTTATGAAGCACCTGGTAAGAGCCTTACCAATGGGTGCTAAAGAGTTAGAGGCTGCGGGGTCTGAAATACCCTAATTAGACTCTTGAACCACATTTCCTAACTGGATAGCCAGGTAAGCAGCTTGCTCCCACccacgccccgcccccgccgTGGCCCCCCAGCCCGACCTGGAACCTGGGTTATAATAGTGTATGCTGTGAGCAGACAGGGACAGGTTTGCAAGGCGTATCACTCCCCACCAATGGAAGCTGTTATTTAAATAATCCCAACACCCAGGTTCTTCAGGGAGTTTCACTGAAACAGGCAGCTCTCGGAAGTCAGGAAGAGAACGAGAATTCTGGGTTTGAATTTCTTGAGATGAGATCTTGGGCAAGTCGCGATCtatccttttcctcttttataaaatgaagattttcCTCCCTTAAACTTCTGAAGCTGTACAAGGATTGAAAACCTTGTATTGAAAGGCTTAGTACAAGAGCCAGTATCTGGTAAATGCTAAATACTTGgcatctattattattatatcattattattactatcatttatttcccaccccaccccgcacCGCCGTCACACATATTTCTGACTACGGATAGGATTATAAAGCAGAAAGGggagcaccagcagcagcagggacacttcaccccaagtttcattccccttctcccccaaacccgCGTACCTCCCAAACGCCGCACCTCTGGGGGCAGCAGGGTCCAAGATACACACTCTTTGTCCATCCGGGAAAAGTGaagctgaagttcagagagaaaaaatatatatatattttttttcaagattgcaCAACTATTCAGGGCAGAAGCTTGTACGAGCCTAGGGACTCCACCCTCACCTCCACTTTCACCGGGAGCATCAGAGTCCCACCCACCCGTCTTGGGACTCAGTTTCCCCGCCTATGTGACTACAACCACAGAGCCAGAGTCTCCTTTTGGAGATTGACCTTCCTCTCGAGAGAGGGCGCTGCACCATCAGGGGAAATGGGAGGGGGGGCCAGAGTGATATGGACCCCCCAGTTGGGGTCTCCCGCCTGGATCCTTTGCCGGGTCAGTCTAATAACCTATTAATACCAGCCCTCCCCCGTCCCCCGGGCGGCGCCTGGACTGCGCAGGCGCGGGCGGGTTCCGCAGGCGCGCCGGGTGAGcgcgcgagcgagcgagcgagcgagggaTTCCCTCTGACGTAATTGCTAGGATACCAAACAAACACAGCCGCGCCGGCCGAGCTCCTTATATGGCTAATTGCGTCACAGGAACTCCGGGGAGACCGGCCGGGATCCCCTCCCGCCGAGTGCTCTAGAATGCAGCCCCCAAGACCCCCAAGGCCACGAAGGTGATGCAGATGATCAGATCGAGGCTAAGACAGACCTCTTGCCGGACGGTGCGGGGCTGGGTTCACAAGGGCCGGAGATATCGAGAAGTTTGCCGAGTGAGGGACGGGTGACGTCAACAAGGGGGCCGGGCCCCGGGCATATAAATACAGGCTGGCGGCTCCGAGCTTCATTCATAAGACTGAGATCTACGGTCAAGGCTGGGACACGCGGAGCTGGAACTTGATTGTTGTGGTTCTTCTTCTTGGGGGCTGTGAAATTCGGTTTATTTTCTTCCGGAAAGTTTTTGGAAGGATTCTTCTAGATAATTCTACATTTTATTTCGGAGGATCGACTTTTTTTTCGTCTTCTTTACTACTCCCTCCTCCCCCGTGGGACCCGCCGGACGCGTGGAGGTGATCGCACCCGAAGCAGATTCTGTACAGCAGGACAGAGCTTTCCGCCTCTGGGGGAGCGATCCCCCCTCGCCCCCGGGTCCTACGGAGCCTAGACTATCAGGAGGCACAGCGGCATCTTGTGGGGGCCTGGGCACCGCAAAGGAATTACACGGAAACTTTACCATTGTTGGAGCGGGACGGTGCCCCCACCCTGAGTTTCCCCGAACAGCGTACTTTGGGGACGCGCTCGGCTCACCCCGGACTCGCATCTTTCTTCCCCCACCCGGCCATAGCCTTGGCTTCCCGGCGACCTCAGCGTGGTCACAGGGGCCCCCCTGTGCCCAGGGAAATGTTTCAAGCTTTCCCTGGAGACTACGACTCCGGCTCCCGGTGCAGCTCCTCACCCTCCGCCGAGTCTCAGTATCTGTCCTCGGTGGACTCCTTCGGCAGTCCACCCACCGCCGCCGCCTCCCAGGTAAGTTCTAGAGGGCTGGGGTACTgctttgtatttataaatttttaaaattcaagggtGGAGCGAGCAATCCCCTCACCCCAAATACAACGCGTCCAAATCTAGGATCTGACAGGGAGTAGGTTCACGGCGCACTTTGCAAACTGCAGAGTCCGGACGTGCTTGCAATTGGTTGTGTGCGTGGAgcgcagggagggaacacagaggGGTGAGCTTTGCGGGTGGGGATAGCGCGCCGTTCAGTGCAACGTGCGTGAGGTAGCAGGGCTGAGAACTTTTAGCCGGTTCGGGAACTGCCCCCCACTCAAGTCACCAACCTGAAGCCAGAGAGGTTAGGCAGGTGAGGGAAATCCCGGAGAAGCTTCCAGTAGCcgcctctctttttccttctccatcctagCGCCTACTCCGGCGCCGGGTCACCCTGGACCCAGCGGGAAGGCGGGCCTCGAACCCTCGGTGGCGCTGCCTCCGCCTCCTGCGCGGAGACGTAACGGGGGACCCGTGCGTAACGGCTGACGCGCTGGAACCCTCCGTCTGACGCGGGGCACGCACGGCGCGTGGCGCCCCCTTCGTCCGCCCCGCCCCTGACGTCCCGGGAGCGTTCTATTTTGGAACGCCGGGCCACGTTGCTAAGGGAGGGGGCAGCTCAGCGTCCCGATTGGCCGCCGCGGCACGAGCTGTGGCCAATCAACTTTCGCTTCCTATTTGTAGGGCGCAGTTTCCTTCCCACAGTTCGTCCCCGGAACCTGTGGTTCTCCGGCACTAGGGTCTCTTTCACGGGCCTCTAGAGGCACAGCGAGGGGATTCCTGTCGCCACAGGAGCGATCTTCTGCGACCCAATGAGTCCGCAAGGACCTGGCAGGGATCCTGTCCCTCCGCTCTCAGGGTCAGAGCGTGTCTGTGTGCCAGGGTTCCTTTGGGAGACGTAGTGACCGTCACCCACCTCTCCAGGCACACACAGACACGTTCTCACTCCCTCTGCTCCGGACGCCGGGTGCCTCCGGTGTGTCAGAAAATAGGACTAAAGCCGCTAGCCCTGGGGGATCCAGCCAGGTGGTCTCCAGGAGCCCCGCCCCCTCTGAGTTTCCGGGGCGCTGATTGGCCAGTGAGCCAGCCCATCCCTCACCACGCCCCCTGCGAGAGTAGTTGAGCCTTCCGAGCAGTTCTAGGATTACATTttaggggtggggggcgggggggacatGAGCGCTGCTTGGGCTTGGGGTCTCAGGACCTACCCCACCCCGCCTCCGCGACAGTCTGAGGGAGCCTGGCTGCTCACTTGCTGTCCTTGTCTGCCCACCGTAACCTGTCGCTTGTCAGTTTCACTCTGGGGAGAGACAATTACTTGAAACGTTGTTCTAAACTCCTAGGCCCGTCCCCCAACACTCTTTTAACTGGGACCCCCCGCCCCTGCACGGGGGTCTCATGGACCCTCTAGTCCCTTATCCCTGCGCTCAGaggggtgtgtatatgtgtgtgagtgtagaGGAAGGCTTAGCCTAaggcctctccctctccctccccttgcctctggggtgggggtggggtgttgtggctgtgtgtgtggctgtgacTCCATCCCGGGGCTTCTGTCACCCGGCTGTGtccagcctcctccccaccccccacacctaAGAGTCACCAACCCGGGGTGTGATTCACCACCCGCTGGAACCGTGCAACCTTTCCCcgaggaagaaggaggaggtaGAAGCCAGTTGCACAGAAATCCTCATTAACCACTGCGTCACGGTGTAGTGGAAGGGTGGGTGTTGTGGCTTTTTGCCTGTgacacacacatccacacccgCTGGCCCTGTGCTCACTCACCGGGtcggtgtgtgtatgtgtgttgggtgtgtgtgtgtcggtgTCTCTGTTTGTGTGTCtacgcctgtgtgtgtatgtgtcaccCCGTAGGAGTGCGCCGGTCTTGGGGAAATGCCCGGTTCCTTCGTGCCCACGGTCACCGCGATCACAACCAGCCAGGACCTCCAGTGGCTTGTGCAACCCACCCTCATCTCTTCCATGGCCCAGTCCCAGGGGCAGCCACTGGCCTCCCAGCCCCCGGCCGTCGACCCCTATGACATGCCAGGAACCAGTTACTCCACACCGGGCATGAGTGGCTACAGCAGTGGCGGAGCGAGTGGCAGTGGTGGGCCTTCCACCAGCGGAACCACTAGCGGACCTGGGCCTTCCCGCCCAGCTCGAGCCCGGCCTAGGAGACCCCGAGAGGAGACGGTGAGTAAGGGGCATCAGAGCTTgctctgggggctgggggggaggaaaagagagaggcagGAACTTTCCCACTCTTGGGGTGAGGGACCACCTGCAGCCTCAATGCTGCAGAAACCCTGTCCTCCTCCCTACAGTGAGGACTTGGTCCTTTTCTGACTCCTGGGGGTTCTTGACGAagaggaggttcaggatggagggggagGTACACACCGTGTCCCCAGATCTCACCATCTCTATTTCTCCTACTCAGCTCaccccagaggaggaggagaagagaagggtTCGCCGAGAACGAAACAAACTGGCAGCAGCGAAGTGTAGGAACCGGCGAAGGGAGCTGACTGACCGACTCCAGGCGGTGAGGGTGGTCCCTGGGATGGGGTGGGCTGAGGGAAGGCTGAAGGGGGGCTCTCTCCCTATCTTCTGCTGCCCACCACCACCTGTGCCTCTGTCCTGA carries:
- the FOSB gene encoding protein FosB isoform X2 codes for the protein MFQAFPGDYDSGSRCSSSPSAESQYLSSVDSFGSPPTAAASQECAGLGEMPGSFVPTVTAITTSQDLQWLVQPTLISSMAQSQGQPLASQPPAVDPYDMPGTSYSTPGMSGYSSGGASGSGGPSTSGTTSGPGPSRPARARPRRPREETLTPEEEEKRRVRRERNKLAAAKCRNRRRELTDRLQAETDQLEEEKAELESEIAELQKEKERLEFVLVAHKPGCKIPYEEGPGGPGPGPLAE
- the FOSB gene encoding protein FosB, translated to MFQAFPGDYDSGSRCSSSPSAESQYLSSVDSFGSPPTAAASQECAGLGEMPGSFVPTVTAITTSQDLQWLVQPTLISSMAQSQGQPLASQPPAVDPYDMPGTSYSTPGMSGYSSGGASGSGGPSTSGTTSGPGPSRPARARPRRPREETLTPEEEEKRRVRRERNKLAAAKCRNRRRELTDRLQAETDQLEEEKAELESEIAELQKEKERLEFVLVAHKPGCKIPYEEGPGGPGPGPLAEVRDLPGSASTKEDGFSWLLPPPPPPPLPFQTSQDAPPNLTASLFTHSEVQVLGDPFPVVNPSYTSSFVLTCPEVSAFAGAQRTSGSDQPSDPLNSPSLLAL